From Rutidosis leptorrhynchoides isolate AG116_Rl617_1_P2 chromosome 3, CSIRO_AGI_Rlap_v1, whole genome shotgun sequence, a single genomic window includes:
- the LOC139900788 gene encoding uncharacterized protein translates to MDLVLQRRATKRVRQVQPKILWKKLNGEKAETFRTSVVDRVDTELEMISNDDADQMWNCLASTIRVVAKEVLGVAVGTFIGHRAVRESWWFSDEVQSKVALKQRRFRELITCGEGTLTDRIRAEERYKEAKREAKNAVTQAKERAYEDLYKKLDSKEGANDIYRIAKARERRRMDLDNIKFIKNDAGQTLVKEEEIRKRWEEYFSSLFVGGKTRAP, encoded by the coding sequence ATGGATTTGGTTCTCCAGAGACGGGCCACCAAGAGGGTGAGACAAGTCCAACCTAAGATCCTGTGGAAGAAGTTGAACGGAGAGAAGGCTGAGACCTTTAGAACTTCGGTTGTAGATAGAGTGGATACAGAATTGGAAATGATATCCAATGATGACGCGGATCAGATGTGGAACTGTCTGGCGTCCACCATTAGAGTGGTAGCCAAGGAAGTCCTAGGTGTGGCAGTTGGTACATTTATAGGCCATAGGGCTGTTAGAGAATCATGGTGGTTCAGTGACGAGGTTCAAAGCAAAGTTGCGCTTAAGCAACGAAGGTTTAGGGAGCTCATCACTTGTGGGGAGGGGACTCTGACGGATAGAATTAGGGCTGAAGAGAGATATAAAGAAGCCAAAAGAGAAGCTAAGAATGCTGTAACCCAAGCAAAAGAAAGAGCATATGAAGATCTGTATAAGAAACTTGACTCCAAAGAGGGAGCTAATGATATTTAcaggatagccaaagctagggagcgaagaCGTATGGATCTtgataacatcaagtttatcaaaaATGATGCTGGTCAAACTTTAGTAAAGGAAGAAGAAATTAGAAAAAGATGGGAAGAGTATTTCTCATCTCTCTTCGTGGGGGGGAAGACCAGAGCGCCATGA